CCTCTGTGCGGAGGGTCTCGGCCGGGCCATTTCAGAGGAGTCTGCACCGTGGTGCTGAAGCTTTTCAACATAGTCCGTCCCGACAGGGCCTATTTCGGCATGAAGGATTATCAACAGCTTCAGGTGCTCCGAAGGATGATCCGTGATCTGAACGTCCCGGTGGACATAAGGCCCTGCCCTCTGATAAGGGAGGATGACGGTCTGGCCCTCAGCAGCAGAAACGCCTATCTGTCGGAGGAGGAGCGGAGATCCGCCCTGGCCCTGTCTCGGTCTCTGGCGAAGGCGAAGGAGGCTTTCGATGGGGGAGAACGCTCTGCATCGGTTCTGAGGGATCTGGTCCGGTCGGTACTGTCCGAGGAAGAGGCCCTCGAGCCTGAATACGTCGAGGTGAGGGACGCCTGCGAGCTGTCCGAGGTGGAATCGATCTGCGATCCCGCCGTGATAGCTTTAGCCGTCAGGGTCGGCCGAACCAGGTTGATAGACAACGTCGTGTTGGGAGAGTGATGCAAGTGTTTTTACAGATGTTGAAGTGCAAGCTCCACGGGGCGATAGTGACCGAGGCCAACCTGGAATACCAGGGAAGCATATCCATAGACAGAGACCTCATAGACCAGGCGGGGTTTCTGATCGGAGAGAAGGTCCTGGTGGCGGACATGGCCTCGGGCAGCCGTTTCGAGACCTACGTCATAGAGGCCCCCAGGGGAAGCGGCGAGATCTGCCTGAACGGGGCGGCTGCACGGCTGGGCACGGTGGGAGACCGAGTCATAGTGATGGCATGGTGCCTCATGGACGCAGAGGAGGCGGCTTCCCACAGGGCCAAGGTCGTCAAGATCGGTCCGGACGGAGCGGTAGAGAGGGTCTTCGATATGGACAGAGGGGACGGGAACGAAGTCTAGACGATCTTTATCCCCAGTCTTACTGCCAGGTCCACCGCCTGCAGGGCGCTGATCTTGGCTCCCCGGAGCTCCGCGAAGGTGTCGGAAAACGCTATTCCGTCTATGGAGCAGTCCGAGAGGTCCAGGTTTTTAAGGGCCGTCTTGAAGAAGCTGACCCCGGAGAAGTTCACCCTGGACAGGGCGACCTTTTTGAATCTGACCTCTGAAAAGAAGGCGTCTTTGAAGTCGCATTCCTTTACGGTACAGTTTTCCCAGAAGGTCTCCACGTAGTTGGAGTAGCTGAAGATACCTCCGGTCAGGGATAATCCTTTGAAGGAGCTTCTGTCGAAGGAGCTGCCAAGGGCCTTGCAGTCGGTCACTTTGGCGTTTTTCCAGTAGCTTCTGGCCAGTTTGCAGTTGGATAGGTCGCAGTTTTTGAGCTCCACGTCGTAGAAGCCGATGTTCTCCATGTCGCAGCCCGAGAAGGTGCAGTTGGTCAGACGGACCGACTCTATACGCAGTCCCGAGAGATCCAGATTTTCCAGGTTTTCACCCTCGAAGGTCGCCTCTCCTATGTAGTCGTCCATCTCTCTAGCCCGTTCTACGGCTTGTGCCAGCATATTAAGACCTCCCGTCTGAATTTCGAGATTAAGTTTACTGTAATTTATAGGTGTCCGCAAGGCTTTTTCAGCCGTTCGGACACCTTTATCTATGTGACCGTAATTCCTCTGGCTTGTGACCTGGCTTAAGGTGTAGAATAACGAAGATTATCGAACGTTAGAGTCTTTGGTCTTTGGGGAGGGCTGCGTATGGGCGGCGATAGTTCGGTCCGGTCGGGAGCGGCCATAGTGCTCCTGGCCGCTGTGTTCTGGGGTACCACCGGAACCCTTCAGGCTCTGGCCCCCGAGGGATCGTCTCCTCTGGTGGTAGGTGTCCTCAGGATGACCCTGGGGGGGCTGTTTTTGGCGGG
The genomic region above belongs to Dethiosulfovibrio faecalis and contains:
- the panC gene encoding pantoate--beta-alanine ligase; protein product: MVSIIRKPKEMSAFVLERRRAGQSVGLVPTMGYLHDGHMSLVKKSMIENDVTVVSLFVNPIQFCPGEDLESYPRDEEKDLSLLAAAGVDVLFAPGVEDMYLPGNSVYVDETALSLPLCGGSRPGHFRGVCTVVLKLFNIVRPDRAYFGMKDYQQLQVLRRMIRDLNVPVDIRPCPLIREDDGLALSSRNAYLSEEERRSALALSRSLAKAKEAFDGGERSASVLRDLVRSVLSEEEALEPEYVEVRDACELSEVESICDPAVIALAVRVGRTRLIDNVVLGE
- the panD gene encoding aspartate 1-decarboxylase, giving the protein MQVFLQMLKCKLHGAIVTEANLEYQGSISIDRDLIDQAGFLIGEKVLVADMASGSRFETYVIEAPRGSGEICLNGAAARLGTVGDRVIVMAWCLMDAEEAASHRAKVVKIGPDGAVERVFDMDRGDGNEV
- a CDS encoding pentapeptide repeat-containing protein codes for the protein MLAQAVERAREMDDYIGEATFEGENLENLDLSGLRIESVRLTNCTFSGCDMENIGFYDVELKNCDLSNCKLARSYWKNAKVTDCKALGSSFDRSSFKGLSLTGGIFSYSNYVETFWENCTVKECDFKDAFFSEVRFKKVALSRVNFSGVSFFKTALKNLDLSDCSIDGIAFSDTFAELRGAKISALQAVDLAVRLGIKIV